DNA sequence from the candidate division KSB1 bacterium genome:
GTATCGTTCACATCCAAAGCATTGGCGTAGACCGCCACGCCCACATTCGTCGGCATGTACTTTTCGGAGGCAAGTCGCGTCAGGAACTGGCCGGCACTCTGCACCGGGGCGGCGCAGATCGCCGAAGTGCAGCCTGCAGCAAGAAGCGCACGCAGCGAATCCGCAAGCGAGACCTGCTCGGCGCCTTGCACCACGGCGAAGAACCCAGGCACGACCACCTTGCCGCTGGCATCTACGGTATCCTTAGCGGCAATACCGTCGAGGTCACCGATGTCGGCGATCACGCCCAGTGTGTCGCTTCCTGCTTTCCCCGCGGCGTCAAAGTTGATGGCAAGGTCGCCGCGGAAAGTCTGGTCATGGACGCCATCCCACACCAGTGCGTCCATCACCAAGAGGTCGTAGAGAGGGTCACCGTTCTCGGGGAGGGCATCGTACAGGGCGGGGTTGGCCAATTCGACGGCCCCGGTTGCAATGGCGTGCAGCGCCGTGAGAATCGCCACGAAGTTGAGCCGCACCATGAACTGGGGGTCATCTCTGTACCATCCGCCCGTTTCCAAGAGGACCGTGCTCGTGCCCCATGCCTGCATTGCGTCGCCGAATGCCCGGGGCATGAAGCCGGCGTCGTAGCGGGAGATGTGGCCGTAGACGAAAGGTGCAAGGCCCTGGGCAATGACTGCGGCCAGCTTTTTGGCGCGCACCCGCACCGGATTATCGCTCTCTTCCCAGTCAAACGGCGGGGCAAGAAGTGCCACTGCTGCCAATTTGCCGCTGCCTCCCACCGTCCTCCTGCCGCTTTGGTCGTGCAGGTTGAAGGCGAACTGGGGCTGATAGCGCTCCCGCACGGCTTTCAGCGCTTGTCCCTCAGGCGTCTGCAGCGCGCGGGCATCCCGGTTGATGTCGATGCCCAGCGCGTTGCGCCGCTGTGCCCGCATGGCCCCGTCGGGATTGAGCATGGGCATCGCTAAGATGGTGACCCCCTCCAGCGTGCGCGCCACGAAAGGCTCCCTGCGATGCTGGGACAGGTAGGAGAGCACGTCCAGCAGGGCGCCAGTAGCCGTTGGTTCATCGCCGTGCATCTGCGACCAGAGCAGCACGCGCTGCGGGCCACGTCCTGCGCGGACCAGATGCAGGGCCCGCCCTTCCACTGAGCGGCCTACCTCCTCGAGCTGGAGGTCCGGCGACGACCGCACCAACTGGCGCAGGATGAGGCAAAGCTCCGCGTGGCGGAGCTCCTGTGGCCGCTCCGGCGCCACCCTCACCCGGGGGTGCACCTCCCACAGGTGACGCTGGTCGAACACGGCCTCCTGGCCTCGGCTTGGCGAGGCAGCGCAAAAGAGAAAAGCGCCCACGAGCAACAGCACACCCCTCGTGCGTACAGAGCCCATCAGCAAAAGCCTGCCTTGCACCGTTTCCCTCCTTCTTGCCTACGACGCGTCCTCTGTGGAGAGGTCATTCTCGGGGCCGCACCAACAGTCTACTCAGCCTTCCCCACGGCGGGCTTACGGGCTAACACCAGCATCTCAAAGTCATCCAGGCGCACCGGCCGACGCTCGAAACTCCCGGCAAGCGCGCCCCAGATCTCCACCACCTCGAAGCCAGCCATCTCCAAAAGCAACTTGATCTCCGGGCAGGTGTAATAGCGGTTTGAACAGGCGAGGCTGAACTCTCTGCCCTGCTCGTCAACGCCCCGCTCAGTCCAGTAGCCGACGCATCTCTCCACGTCCAGGTGCTCGTCACCTTCGGGACGCCGGAAAGCGAAGGCCGCATGCAGCGCGTTGAGGAGGAACCTGCCGCCCGGGCGCAAAGCGCGATGGACTTCGGAGAGCACCCGGCGGTTGTCCGCATCGCTTTCCAAGATGCCGAATGCCCCTTCGCACAGGGAAAAGGCCACGTCGAAGTTTCCGGCGAAAGGCAACGCCCGGGCGTCGGCACGGACCAGGTGCACCTTGGCATCGTGTTGGCGGGCGCAGGCTCGCGCCACCTGCAGCATGCGCGCCGACAGATCTACCCCCACCGGCCGGAAGCCACGTCGCGCCAACTCTATCGAGTGCCGGCCCGCCCCGCAGGCAAGGTCCAGGATGCGCTCATCCGGGTGCAGGCGCAGCTGTTCGGTGAGAAAAGTGACCTCTTGCTCGGTTCCTTGCGTGAACCGATAGTCCAGGTAACGAACTCCGAGCCGCTCGAACAGCTCGCGATACCAGCTCGTCATGGTTTCGCCACTCCCCCTGGAATCACGATGTAGCCCTCCTGGGCATCGCCCACCAGCTCCGCACGTCCATGGGCAAGGAGATAGACCGTGTGGGCGGCCACGATCGCGTCCAGCTCGTGATGGCTGAGCTGCTGTCGGGGGAGCACAATCCCCAACTGGGTGAGCGCGGACGCGAGTAGTACGCGGCCGGCACTGGTTTGCTTGGCCGCCATTTGCGGACCGAAGAGCAGGCGCTTGCTGGCGTACGGGTAGACCTCGTGCACCACGAAACCTGCCCCGCGCAGCTGGCGATACAGCCCAATGCTGCGCAGCACCCAACTCTTGGCAAAGCTCCTTTTCACCGTGAAGAAGCAGCCGATCCCCCGTCGGGCGAGCTCCCTTTCGCAGAGGCGGCCCCTTCGCCCCTCGGGCTGCTCGTGGCTGCAGGTCGGCTCCCCGCTTTGGAAACAGCATTCTTGCAGCCCGACCGGCAAAGCGCACGGGCCATCAAGACCAACGGCAAACAGGCCGTAGCGATGTCTCGCGAAGAAGGCGATGAGCTCGGCGTCGTCGAAGCGAGTCTCCGCGGCTATCACGCCAAGCCGGTCATCGAGGATTGCCACCCCGCTTGGTCGCAGCGGACTGCCGCTGGGGTCAACACCGCCGTAGAGCAGGGCACGCCGGCTATTTGGGGGCTCTTTCTGCACACCCTAAAGGTAGCATTCCCCAGGGAAAAATCAACGGATTTCTGCAATGGTGATGGGGGAAGATACCTGACGTCTCCAAACATCCTGAGTTTGCAGCGCGCCGAACAGATTTGGCTCTCTTTCACCAGGCACGGCCCTAGCCCGGGCACCGACCAGTGGCCGCTCCGAAAAAGGTCTTTGATTCTTGACGAGAAATGCGTAGATTTGCCGGCGTCAATTCTCAGACAGGAATCAGACCCAACGAGCATGGAACAGCTTGCCCGACTATATGAGAGAACCTACGGCCGGCAGCCGCTGACGATCGTGCAACTCAAGGGCGACGGCTCAGACCGCCACATCTTCCGCCTGGCCGACGACAGGCAGTCGGTGATTGGCATCTGGAGCGAAGACCACGCCCTCAACGAGTCCTTCTTGGAATTCAGCCGCCACTTTGCCGACCATGGCCTCCGCGTTCCTGCCATCTACGCAGAGGACCTCTCCCAGGGAGTCTACTTGGAGCAGGACCTGGGGGATTGGACGCTCTTCGACTGGATGGTCGGCATTCGGGAGAAGGAAGGCTTCTCTCCGCGCATTGTGGCGATGTACCGCAAAGTGCTGGAGGACCTCCCGCTATTTCAGATCGTGGCAGGCAAGAGCATTGACTACAACCTCTGCCATCAACATCGGGAGTTCGGCGAAGACTCCATGGCGTGGGACCTGCACTATTTCCGACATCGCTTCTTGG
Encoded proteins:
- a CDS encoding DUF429 domain-containing protein; this translates as MQKEPPNSRRALLYGGVDPSGSPLRPSGVAILDDRLGVIAAETRFDDAELIAFFARHRYGLFAVGLDGPCALPVGLQECCFQSGEPTCSHEQPEGRRGRLCERELARRGIGCFFTVKRSFAKSWVLRSIGLYRQLRGAGFVVHEVYPYASKRLLFGPQMAAKQTSAGRVLLASALTQLGIVLPRQQLSHHELDAIVAAHTVYLLAHGRAELVGDAQEGYIVIPGGVAKP
- a CDS encoding methyltransferase domain-containing protein, translated to MTSWYRELFERLGVRYLDYRFTQGTEQEVTFLTEQLRLHPDERILDLACGAGRHSIELARRGFRPVGVDLSARMLQVARACARQHDAKVHLVRADARALPFAGNFDVAFSLCEGAFGILESDADNRRVLSEVHRALRPGGRFLLNALHAAFAFRRPEGDEHLDVERCVGYWTERGVDEQGREFSLACSNRYYTCPEIKLLLEMAGFEVVEIWGALAGSFERRPVRLDDFEMLVLARKPAVGKAE
- a CDS encoding M14 family zinc carboxypeptidase is translated as MQGRLLLMGSVRTRGVLLLVGAFLFCAASPSRGQEAVFDQRHLWEVHPRVRVAPERPQELRHAELCLILRQLVRSSPDLQLEEVGRSVEGRALHLVRAGRGPQRVLLWSQMHGDEPTATGALLDVLSYLSQHRREPFVARTLEGVTILAMPMLNPDGAMRAQRRNALGIDINRDARALQTPEGQALKAVRERYQPQFAFNLHDQSGRRTVGGSGKLAAVALLAPPFDWEESDNPVRVRAKKLAAVIAQGLAPFVYGHISRYDAGFMPRAFGDAMQAWGTSTVLLETGGWYRDDPQFMVRLNFVAILTALHAIATGAVELANPALYDALPENGDPLYDLLVMDALVWDGVHDQTFRGDLAINFDAAGKAGSDTLGVIADIGDLDGIAAKDTVDASGKVVVPGFFAVVQGAEQVSLADSLRALLAAGCTSAICAAPVQSAGQFLTRLASEKYMPTNVGVAVYANALDVNDTCAALRLAACLANGALGVVANDDTAAKPGGLGQEVVRWFGRAVVGAEKLPFPAAAPPATWEGLRARTSTVAEAFHLPDRVSIAVGKVADLTLLKLPAGALPQGLATAQVTQVLVGGRLVWENGRLLRADGGRLLARVGAGQH